In a genomic window of Infirmifilum sp. NZ:
- a CDS encoding ArsR/SmtB family transcription factor — MGRRGRKSEDVSRILDALASPVRVEILKLLERSPMRYNDIARSVGATPAGLAYHMKKLEQGKLIEHNGDVYEITPLGKSALSIIGNIEIAAASDVSVLVRQGYALPLRHYVESFLSSRGVVASGSCSQQRILRTLIEELEAAGYASGFIPQSVVDASLYWILARNRCMGEAARPLSPTGREGGAYSQSLDVLTESGLLEIVASNLLLLNVNWASGVASLYLPSPSLSTLKLVLKRREFFPEVVVDFASSVSSDAEKVIDILLVSDAVLPVTYLVDASGDEKLLHILLERIAGDLPFANSLLVVYNWERIGDDALQMIAKLVNNGAPVVFTSGSVFPSQLLYALMRSESPILHLGTATFPMPFVLSKAYKSTDFLMETERQLEKIVQHLRRQSAGAARVLESGGHQHVEHLFHVSLAGFEGGLLRQVPVPRELLSEPERYKRIITERIMREYYSVSEHKMLADTSVVSTLYTPSSFLTMLVALYLNPLHLHVNPLGPLSLNRDLRTKQELLELEAGIQGLLGSKASILEIRVSKIATMQLKELLTALHSKGIRQFTITILGLHICNVCGNVLQVKVSRCPKCYSPNISGLARPGLRYLRRDELDAWTLEELDQRLIFSS; from the coding sequence ATGGGTAGACGAGGGAGAAAATCCGAGGATGTTAGCAGGATCTTAGACGCGCTCGCGAGCCCAGTGAGGGTGGAGATTTTAAAGCTGCTGGAAAGGTCTCCCATGCGGTACAACGACATAGCTAGGAGTGTGGGGGCGACGCCGGCCGGGCTAGCTTACCATATGAAGAAGCTTGAGCAGGGAAAGCTTATCGAGCACAATGGTGATGTCTACGAGATTACTCCACTGGGGAAAAGCGCGCTTTCGATTATCGGGAACATCGAGATAGCAGCTGCTAGTGATGTGAGTGTTTTAGTGAGGCAAGGGTACGCTCTCCCCCTTCGGCACTACGTTGAGTCTTTTCTGAGCTCGCGAGGCGTGGTGGCGTCAGGTAGCTGTAGCCAACAGAGGATTCTAAGAACGTTGATCGAGGAGCTGGAGGCCGCTGGCTACGCCTCGGGTTTTATACCTCAGTCAGTGGTGGATGCCTCACTCTACTGGATACTTGCCAGGAACCGGTGCATGGGTGAAGCAGCGCGCCCCTTGAGCCCCACCGGGAGGGAGGGCGGCGCATATTCCCAGAGCTTAGACGTTCTGACGGAGTCAGGCCTCCTAGAAATTGTCGCGTCGAACCTTCTCCTTCTGAACGTGAATTGGGCCAGTGGGGTTGCGTCACTTTATCTACCTTCTCCGAGCCTGTCCACGCTGAAGCTCGTGCTTAAAAGAAGGGAGTTTTTCCCGGAGGTTGTCGTGGATTTCGCGTCGAGCGTAAGCAGCGATGCGGAGAAGGTCATAGACATCTTGCTGGTGTCCGATGCCGTGTTGCCGGTAACTTACCTTGTGGATGCATCGGGTGACGAGAAGCTTCTGCACATATTGCTTGAGAGAATAGCAGGTGACCTCCCGTTTGCGAACTCTCTTCTTGTCGTCTACAATTGGGAGAGAATCGGCGACGACGCGCTCCAGATGATAGCGAAGCTTGTGAACAACGGGGCTCCAGTTGTCTTTACCAGTGGTAGCGTCTTCCCGTCTCAGCTTCTGTATGCATTAATGCGTAGCGAGAGTCCGATCCTTCACTTGGGAACGGCAACCTTCCCTATGCCCTTCGTGCTAAGTAAGGCCTACAAGAGCACGGACTTCCTCATGGAAACCGAGCGGCAGCTAGAGAAGATTGTCCAGCACTTGAGGAGGCAGAGCGCCGGCGCTGCAAGGGTGCTAGAGTCAGGAGGTCATCAGCATGTGGAGCACTTGTTTCACGTATCGCTTGCGGGGTTTGAAGGAGGGCTTCTTCGGCAAGTGCCGGTACCGAGGGAGTTGCTCTCAGAGCCTGAGAGGTACAAACGGATCATAACGGAGCGGATAATGAGAGAGTACTACTCGGTCTCAGAGCACAAGATGTTAGCTGATACGAGCGTGGTAAGCACGCTCTACACTCCCAGTAGCTTTTTAACGATGCTGGTAGCACTCTACCTAAACCCCTTGCACCTCCACGTAAACCCTCTTGGTCCACTATCTTTGAACAGAGACTTACGCACAAAGCAAGAGCTCCTGGAGCTTGAAGCCGGCATACAGGGCCTTCTGGGAAGCAAGGCCAGCATCCTGGAGATCCGCGTCAGCAAGATTGCAACGATGCAACTTAAGGAGCTTTTAACAGCTCTACACAGTAAAGGCATACGTCAGTTTACAATCACAATTTTAGGGCTGCACATCTGCAACGTCTGCGGTAACGTGCTGCAGGTGAAAGTCTCGAGATGCCCGAAGTGTTACTCACCGAACATCTCAGGGCTTGCGAGACCAGGATTAAGGTACCTGCGTAGAGACGAGTTAGATGCCTGGACGCTGGAAGAGCTGGATCAGCGCCTGATTTTCTCATCTTAA
- a CDS encoding THUMP domain-containing class I SAM-dependent methyltransferase, producing the protein MKLLLTTVPGLEFIVREELAELLGQVETAYTPLSGRVFAEIEEPLARILSMRSIENVRLILGEGDTLRATAEASLDAMKELSKGLKTFAVRAERVTKEAPFTSLDLARDLGTLLSEKLGLQVQLDVPDIVFYAEYEMGTYRVGVDLTPFSSLRDRPYRRWIHRSALNPIIAYAMCRLAGSTGMLVDPFCGSGTIVLECLSLNTHREAICADISVASLLGARENALAVGLTPHLYAQDVASPALRENVAVNAIVTNPPFGLRERPVGGLERVYAALFSLAEKVLAEGGRLVVLTPHRELIQRFSRLNAEKCIEINEGGLTSWIYVFSKA; encoded by the coding sequence ATGAAACTACTCCTCACCACGGTGCCCGGTCTCGAGTTCATAGTGCGGGAGGAGCTAGCAGAACTACTCGGACAGGTTGAGACGGCTTATACCCCTCTGTCTGGTAGAGTCTTCGCGGAAATTGAGGAGCCTCTCGCCAGGATACTGTCGATGCGCTCGATCGAGAATGTGAGGCTCATTCTCGGGGAGGGCGACACCCTTAGGGCAACGGCCGAGGCTTCTCTGGACGCAATGAAGGAGCTATCAAAGGGTCTGAAGACCTTCGCTGTTCGTGCCGAGCGCGTGACGAAAGAAGCACCTTTTACCTCGCTAGACCTTGCGCGCGATTTGGGCACGTTGCTCTCGGAAAAGCTGGGACTACAAGTTCAGCTCGACGTACCAGACATCGTTTTCTATGCCGAGTACGAGATGGGGACCTACAGGGTCGGTGTAGATCTAACGCCCTTCTCGAGCTTGAGGGATCGGCCTTACCGCAGGTGGATCCATAGGTCTGCTTTGAACCCGATAATAGCCTACGCCATGTGCCGCCTCGCCGGGTCTACAGGTATGCTGGTTGACCCGTTCTGCGGGAGCGGAACCATAGTGCTGGAGTGCCTCAGCCTTAACACCCACAGGGAGGCCATCTGTGCTGACATCAGCGTTGCGTCGCTTCTCGGTGCCAGGGAGAACGCGCTGGCCGTAGGACTTACCCCTCACCTCTACGCCCAAGACGTAGCGAGCCCCGCTCTACGGGAAAACGTGGCAGTGAATGCGATAGTCACAAATCCGCCGTTCGGGCTCCGCGAGAGGCCTGTAGGCGGGCTAGAGAGAGTATACGCGGCTCTCTTCAGCTTAGCCGAGAAGGTGCTCGCGGAGGGGGGTCGATTGGTGGTTCTCACACCTCACAGAGAGCTTATTCAAAGATTTAGCAGGTTGAATGCTGAGAAGTGCATCGAGATAAACGAGGGTGGTCTGACCTCGTGGATCTACGTTTTTTCTAAAGCATAG
- a CDS encoding 16S rRNA methyltransferase, translated as MKRISLILGDAALELVPPEIRNHPAVLNNARRRGKSPAEILLDKSIHYHAMKKLKNHEKRGRPDIVHTCLLNAHSSRLNEAGLLEVLIHTVNGEVTEINPATRIPRNYLRFTGVMEQLLVYGRVPPKGDIVLMRKLDTGLSDALRERGVSYVALLSEKGSPTTPRKLSELLMQFERPALIVGAFPHGDFSEDLYRVANESFSLGGKAYDAWYIVARTIASLEDALGLWE; from the coding sequence ATGAAGAGGATAAGTCTTATACTTGGCGACGCGGCGCTGGAGCTCGTGCCTCCCGAGATCAGAAATCACCCAGCAGTGCTCAACAACGCGAGGAGGAGGGGGAAGAGCCCTGCGGAGATCCTGCTCGACAAGTCAATCCACTACCACGCCATGAAGAAGCTCAAGAACCACGAGAAGCGAGGGCGTCCCGACATCGTGCACACGTGTCTCCTCAACGCGCACAGCAGCCGCCTGAACGAGGCGGGGTTGCTTGAAGTACTGATACACACAGTGAACGGAGAGGTTACAGAGATTAACCCCGCGACGAGGATCCCGCGCAACTACCTCCGTTTCACGGGCGTTATGGAGCAGCTGCTCGTGTACGGGAGGGTCCCGCCTAAAGGGGATATTGTACTTATGCGTAAGCTGGACACGGGCCTCAGCGATGCGCTTAGGGAGAGAGGTGTTAGCTACGTCGCGCTTTTGAGTGAGAAAGGGTCCCCCACCACTCCAAGGAAGCTATCCGAGCTACTGATGCAGTTCGAGAGGCCTGCCCTCATAGTGGGCGCTTTCCCGCACGGCGACTTCTCCGAGGATCTATACCGGGTAGCAAACGAGTCGTTCTCGTTGGGCGGTAAGGCTTACGACGCATGGTACATTGTAGCCCGCACGATCGCAAGCCTGGAAGATGCGCTGGGGCTGTGGGAATGA
- a CDS encoding ribonuclease P protein component 4: MALQRISRLLEFAGKVYVVEPELADRYGELALAIARKARLRYPEFLKARVCRKCGAFLVPGTTMRVRVKRKGKMKYIAVTCLKCGYTRRYPLGRNPRLHKPWRILYDIGSKT, from the coding sequence TTGGCACTCCAGCGCATCTCGCGGCTACTTGAGTTTGCGGGCAAGGTCTATGTTGTGGAGCCGGAGCTCGCAGACAGATACGGTGAGCTGGCGCTCGCTATTGCCCGTAAGGCAAGGCTGAGGTACCCAGAGTTTTTGAAGGCGAGAGTCTGCAGGAAATGCGGCGCCTTCCTAGTCCCGGGAACCACGATGCGCGTTAGGGTGAAGCGCAAGGGGAAGATGAAATACATAGCTGTCACGTGCCTTAAGTGCGGCTACACTCGCAGGTACCCGCTCGGCAGAAACCCGCGCCTTCACAAGCCTTGGCGCATTTTATACGATATCGGAAGTAAAACATAA
- a CDS encoding DUF402 domain-containing protein, whose amino-acid sequence MIRLRGIYSTALAGLLDNAGYTFSDVTEQIKSRIPWLRFSRNGTLVTVKDMEHHKGLIVVGEHGLAMQVYSLIKAYFRGALAVVIEHGPFTLYRVRVIEQAGGGYLVELPYGVRGFLRSRRGHRTGDLVTAHVVKPSPSSPLLEEGVAVSGRYVRVIEGSHHSLSEHIRDPELALELLSLASRTAPEGWGVRFRSAAKDAGVLAVAEELERLVEEARRLKAAVEEIQEPRLVREGEAIAFVYFEPEDTFAADSLRNAVLRTARGHHIVKSLGDEALSRAIDEVEARGSSEDAFVLYLESLLSLISRGQVKVVHEKPASRGFTWYAAVRVRGDGFLQLERRIQSEGFYDGLGVKKETGDLVVTLTFPFSRFLVHQYFSASEKLKGIYVNLNTPLDATLSPPSLWYLDVHVDVVWTPESGARGVVDLEVFEELRRLDRFPNARLEMYRVAAERLARILSEGSERLLSSPALLLDVQREIWGGVTEKYAGLVLDKLREVSGGGRTVGTVADEVH is encoded by the coding sequence ATGATAAGGCTGAGGGGTATCTACTCGACCGCTCTCGCTGGCTTGCTGGACAACGCCGGCTATACGTTCAGCGACGTCACAGAGCAGATAAAGAGCAGGATACCTTGGCTCAGGTTCTCGAGAAACGGCACATTGGTCACGGTGAAGGATATGGAGCACCACAAGGGGCTCATTGTTGTCGGCGAGCATGGTCTAGCGATGCAGGTTTACTCGCTTATCAAGGCGTACTTTCGAGGTGCACTCGCTGTTGTCATTGAGCATGGTCCCTTCACACTCTACCGGGTGAGAGTGATTGAGCAAGCAGGCGGCGGATACTTGGTCGAGCTCCCCTATGGGGTGAGGGGGTTCCTTAGGAGCAGGCGCGGCCACAGGACAGGTGACCTTGTTACAGCTCACGTCGTTAAGCCGAGCCCCTCTAGCCCGCTCCTCGAGGAGGGGGTCGCCGTTTCAGGTCGGTACGTGCGTGTGATTGAAGGGTCCCACCACTCGCTGAGCGAGCACATAAGGGATCCTGAGCTCGCACTGGAACTACTGTCTCTCGCCTCCCGGACGGCACCTGAGGGCTGGGGTGTTAGGTTCAGGAGCGCTGCTAAGGACGCGGGCGTGCTTGCTGTTGCGGAGGAGCTGGAGAGGCTTGTAGAGGAAGCGAGGAGGCTGAAGGCCGCCGTCGAGGAGATTCAGGAGCCGAGGCTCGTCAGGGAGGGTGAGGCCATAGCTTTCGTGTACTTCGAGCCTGAGGACACGTTTGCGGCGGATAGCCTGCGTAACGCTGTGCTTCGGACAGCCAGGGGGCACCACATAGTGAAATCCCTAGGGGACGAGGCGCTGAGCAGAGCGATCGATGAGGTGGAGGCTCGCGGATCATCGGAAGACGCGTTTGTGCTGTACCTTGAGAGTCTGTTAAGCTTGATCTCTCGCGGGCAGGTTAAGGTCGTCCACGAGAAACCCGCAAGTCGGGGCTTCACGTGGTACGCAGCGGTTCGGGTGCGTGGCGACGGCTTCTTACAGCTCGAGAGGAGGATACAGTCTGAAGGTTTCTACGACGGGCTGGGTGTGAAGAAGGAAACGGGAGATCTCGTGGTGACACTCACGTTCCCGTTTTCGAGGTTCCTTGTGCACCAGTACTTCAGTGCGTCGGAAAAGCTCAAAGGAATCTACGTGAACCTGAATACGCCTCTTGACGCCACGCTGTCACCCCCTTCTCTTTGGTACCTTGACGTGCACGTGGACGTTGTCTGGACGCCTGAGAGTGGGGCCAGGGGGGTCGTAGACCTGGAGGTGTTTGAGGAGCTGAGGCGCTTAGACAGGTTCCCAAACGCGCGTCTCGAAATGTACCGCGTTGCCGCTGAAAGGCTAGCGAGGATTCTGAGTGAGGGGTCTGAAAGGCTTCTCTCGTCTCCAGCTCTCCTCCTCGATGTTCAGAGGGAGATCTGGGGAGGCGTTACAGAAAAATATGCTGGGCTGGTGCTTGATAAGCTAAGAGAGGTGTCAGGTGGTGGACGTACTGTGGGCACCGTGGCGGATGAAGTACATTGA
- a CDS encoding HIT family protein, with product MDVLWAPWRMKYIEYAKLERDRECFICKASREDGGSLVVYKNKDVIVLMNSFPYNTGHLLVAPTKHVPDFSLLNDRELCVLMKAVKLSVEMLKKALAPDGFNIGVNLGRTAGAGLETHVHIHIVPRWNGDTNFMPIIADTKVIPEALNDTYQRLVKFREVFAGAESCASE from the coding sequence GTGGACGTACTGTGGGCACCGTGGCGGATGAAGTACATTGAGTACGCGAAGCTTGAGCGCGATAGGGAGTGCTTCATCTGCAAGGCTTCCCGCGAGGATGGTGGGAGCCTAGTGGTTTACAAGAACAAGGATGTGATCGTTCTGATGAACAGTTTTCCCTACAACACTGGGCACCTACTCGTAGCCCCGACGAAGCACGTGCCGGACTTCAGCCTTCTCAACGACCGCGAGCTGTGCGTTTTAATGAAGGCGGTGAAGCTGTCTGTAGAGATGCTCAAAAAGGCGCTGGCGCCTGACGGGTTTAACATAGGTGTGAACCTAGGCAGGACTGCTGGAGCTGGCCTTGAGACGCACGTGCACATCCACATAGTCCCGCGGTGGAACGGAGATACGAACTTCATGCCAATAATAGCCGATACGAAGGTGATACCGGAGGCGCTCAACGACACTTACCAGAGGCTAGTTAAGTTCCGCGAGGTGTTCGCAGGCGCGGAGAGTTGTGCTAGCGAATGA
- a CDS encoding translation initiation factor IF-2 subunit gamma yields MDKEFEEAIKRQPLVNIGTAGHVDHGKTTLIQALTGIWASQHSEELKRGITLKIGYADTAIYQCPKCPPPQKYYTSANLPEDMKCKYCGTPLEYVRKVSFVDVPGHEMLMSIMLAGSAMMDAALLVIDATKECPQPQTREHFTALDIIGVRRLIVVQNKIDVVSKERARESYQEIKRFLEGTWAEDAPIIPISALHKVNIDALVWALEKYVPIPKRDPTLPPRMLVARSFDVNKPGTPVKDLVGGVLGGTIVQGKFRVGDEVEIRPGLKVKKGNQEIYQPLYTTITSLKSGNEPLEVAYPGGLIAIGTELDPSITKADNLIGNVVGKPGTLPEPLYDVEVEVHLLERVVGTDQPLKVEPLKTNEAVMLNVGTSLSVGLVTSARSDSAHIKLKIPIVADKGARVAISRQIAGRWRLIGYGFIR; encoded by the coding sequence ATGGATAAGGAGTTCGAGGAGGCTATCAAGAGGCAACCTCTCGTGAACATAGGCACCGCCGGTCACGTAGACCACGGTAAGACAACGCTCATCCAGGCCCTCACCGGCATCTGGGCGTCGCAGCACTCAGAGGAGCTGAAGAGAGGCATTACTTTGAAAATAGGGTACGCCGACACCGCAATATACCAGTGCCCTAAGTGCCCACCACCCCAGAAGTATTACACTTCGGCAAATCTACCTGAGGACATGAAGTGTAAATACTGTGGGACGCCGCTAGAGTACGTCAGAAAGGTTTCATTCGTAGACGTTCCAGGGCACGAGATGCTCATGTCTATAATGCTCGCAGGCTCCGCGATGATGGACGCGGCTCTTCTGGTAATAGACGCGACCAAGGAGTGTCCTCAACCACAAACCAGGGAGCACTTCACCGCACTTGACATTATAGGAGTACGGAGGCTAATCGTCGTCCAGAACAAGATAGACGTCGTCAGCAAGGAGAGAGCCCGGGAGAGTTACCAGGAGATAAAAAGATTCCTAGAGGGTACATGGGCTGAAGATGCCCCGATTATCCCGATCTCAGCGCTGCACAAAGTTAACATAGACGCGCTGGTGTGGGCTCTCGAAAAGTACGTACCGATCCCTAAGCGCGATCCCACACTCCCGCCGAGGATGCTTGTGGCTAGGTCGTTCGATGTGAATAAACCGGGTACGCCCGTGAAAGATCTTGTAGGCGGTGTCCTAGGCGGAACAATAGTCCAGGGAAAATTCAGGGTCGGAGATGAGGTTGAGATACGGCCAGGCCTGAAGGTGAAGAAGGGGAACCAGGAGATCTACCAGCCCCTCTACACGACCATAACCTCGCTGAAGTCCGGAAACGAGCCGCTTGAAGTCGCATACCCAGGCGGGCTCATAGCCATAGGGACCGAACTTGATCCAAGCATAACAAAGGCGGACAACCTCATCGGGAACGTTGTGGGCAAACCTGGAACACTTCCAGAGCCCCTTTACGACGTGGAGGTAGAGGTTCACCTGCTCGAGAGAGTCGTGGGCACGGACCAGCCCCTCAAAGTCGAACCCCTAAAAACAAACGAGGCTGTTATGTTGAACGTGGGGACTTCCCTATCGGTCGGCCTTGTGACCTCGGCGCGGTCCGACAGCGCCCACATAAAACTCAAAATCCCCATTGTAGCCGACAAGGGTGCACGCGTAGCGATATCAAGGCAGATAGCTGGGAGGTGGAGGCTCATAGGCTATGGTTTCATTCGCTAG
- a CDS encoding arginine--tRNA ligase has translation MAIISPFDYLKEKVREYVARLGDAAEIPVSLSAVEVTRPLKRYGDLSVPLFRLYKEVGLPADLVRSKLGEALNRVEHPLLAPRGIVGDFLNLNVNVKEYAPVVLDPILELGPRYGELPSEKTERIIVEFVSANPIHPLHIGHLRNAVLGDSLVRLLRSRGHEVRAHFYVDDVGLQVAYAVYGFRYVKDLRYTEKPDYFVGAVYTMVNLMIEVRKLREEVSREEDPKRVAELNSKIDEYVARLQEYSEKYPDAFNRLAEAIKSSTEPEGEIRAINRGYEEGEPWAVKLTRETINTCLEGIRQTLNRLGVVFDSWDWESEITVWSGATEEVIRKLSETGLVDRKDGALVFRADKLAESTEVRDAAAIPQGFVVTPLTLKRSDGTTLYTTRDIAYSIWKLSRADRVINVIATQQSLAQAQLRLALYALGYRDIGRRLIHYAYEMVVLPGVRMTSRRGVYVTADEIITEAVNRARDEIRKRGLGSERDAEKIGIGALKFFFLSQTPNRTITFNWERVLDFEQNSGPFVQYSYVRALSILRKAEEQGMPSPKGDPRLLGEEEKSVVLALGEFPSVVREAADSLRPDLVTLYLNNLAAEFNKYYDTTPVLKAPEGKREARLVLVKSVAQVLYNGMSLLGIEPPERM, from the coding sequence ATGGCTATTATCTCACCGTTCGACTACCTCAAGGAGAAAGTCAGAGAGTACGTCGCAAGGTTGGGTGATGCGGCGGAAATACCAGTGAGTCTAAGCGCCGTGGAGGTTACTAGGCCGCTTAAGCGTTACGGCGATCTGTCTGTCCCACTTTTCAGACTGTACAAGGAGGTTGGCCTGCCAGCAGACCTTGTGCGCAGTAAGCTCGGAGAGGCCTTGAATAGAGTGGAGCACCCCCTGCTTGCCCCAAGGGGGATCGTCGGAGACTTCCTAAATCTGAACGTTAACGTCAAGGAGTACGCCCCAGTGGTTCTGGATCCCATCTTAGAGCTTGGTCCCCGGTACGGGGAGCTTCCGAGCGAGAAAACTGAGAGGATAATTGTCGAGTTTGTGAGCGCTAACCCGATTCATCCGCTTCACATTGGTCATCTGAGGAACGCTGTTCTGGGGGACTCATTGGTTAGGTTGCTGAGATCCCGCGGCCACGAGGTTCGGGCGCACTTCTACGTTGATGACGTGGGGCTTCAGGTGGCGTACGCCGTTTACGGCTTCCGGTATGTGAAGGATCTTAGGTACACGGAGAAACCGGACTACTTCGTTGGCGCGGTATACACCATGGTGAACCTGATGATCGAGGTGCGGAAACTTAGGGAAGAGGTTTCGCGGGAGGAAGACCCCAAGCGCGTGGCAGAGCTTAACAGCAAGATAGACGAGTACGTGGCAAGGCTCCAGGAATACAGCGAAAAGTACCCTGATGCTTTCAATAGACTCGCAGAAGCCATCAAATCGAGCACAGAGCCTGAGGGAGAGATAAGGGCTATTAACAGAGGCTATGAGGAAGGAGAACCTTGGGCTGTAAAGCTTACACGAGAGACGATCAACACCTGCTTGGAGGGCATCAGGCAGACGCTCAATAGGCTCGGCGTGGTGTTCGACAGCTGGGACTGGGAGAGCGAAATAACCGTATGGAGCGGCGCCACGGAGGAGGTTATCAGAAAACTGAGCGAGACGGGGCTCGTTGATAGGAAGGACGGAGCCTTGGTGTTCCGGGCAGACAAGCTGGCCGAGTCCACAGAGGTCCGCGATGCCGCCGCGATACCTCAGGGCTTTGTTGTCACGCCTCTAACTCTTAAAAGGTCGGATGGGACAACCCTCTACACGACAAGAGATATCGCCTACTCCATCTGGAAGCTATCGAGGGCTGACAGGGTCATAAACGTTATAGCGACCCAGCAGAGCCTAGCGCAGGCCCAGCTGAGGCTTGCACTTTACGCGCTGGGATACAGGGATATCGGGAGGAGGCTGATACACTACGCCTACGAGATGGTTGTACTGCCGGGGGTGAGGATGACCAGCAGAAGGGGTGTCTACGTGACTGCAGACGAGATCATAACAGAAGCCGTTAACAGAGCACGCGATGAGATACGTAAGAGAGGGCTAGGTAGCGAGAGAGACGCTGAGAAGATAGGTATAGGGGCTTTGAAGTTCTTCTTCCTAAGCCAAACGCCCAACCGCACGATCACCTTCAATTGGGAGCGTGTCCTGGACTTTGAACAGAACAGCGGGCCCTTTGTGCAGTACTCGTATGTGCGGGCATTAAGTATACTCAGGAAGGCAGAGGAGCAGGGGATGCCCAGCCCGAAGGGCGACCCGAGGCTTCTCGGAGAGGAGGAGAAAAGCGTGGTGCTGGCGCTTGGAGAGTTTCCATCTGTGGTGAGAGAGGCCGCCGACAGTCTGAGACCTGATCTGGTAACACTTTACCTCAACAACCTCGCTGCCGAGTTCAACAAGTACTACGACACAACTCCCGTGCTGAAGGCTCCGGAGGGGAAGCGCGAGGCAAGGCTGGTGCTCGTGAAATCGGTCGCCCAGGTTCTCTACAATGGAATGAGCCTCCTCGGCATCGAGCCACCAGAGCGTATGTGA
- a CDS encoding radical SAM protein has protein sequence MRIRRLRSGSIVYGELPAGCKLCQEGLKTVVFLTGMCPLRCFYCPLSTERKNRDIVYVNEVQTGEDMLEKTLRAEVLRSASRGASLTGGEPLSRLKRAVSVINYLKSVFGAGFHVHLYTSGVLLTRENLRSLVDAGLDELRIHAPLEVLEEKIKLAKEYADQLDLGLEYPALPGGDESLLKVVDLAEKHELQFVNLNELEFTETNYSSLLLRGFRMSKDYRSAEGSSATALKVIAAVEEKGYSVTVHFCPVAVKDYQQTGLRYYRTATMIARPYQLVTDEGTTLEVEYHELKPGFSEIASMYPRGVLHFFLGDLVNRGKVIERSPLLNGMIIEETPLGK, from the coding sequence ATGAGGATTCGCCGGTTACGTAGCGGAAGCATCGTATACGGGGAGTTGCCGGCGGGTTGCAAGCTCTGCCAAGAGGGCTTAAAAACCGTTGTTTTTTTAACAGGTATGTGCCCGCTCCGTTGCTTTTACTGCCCCCTCAGCACTGAGCGGAAAAACAGGGACATTGTGTACGTTAATGAGGTTCAAACGGGGGAGGACATGCTTGAGAAAACCCTGAGGGCCGAGGTTCTCAGATCCGCCTCGAGAGGAGCAAGCCTCACGGGCGGGGAGCCGCTGTCGCGCCTCAAGAGAGCTGTGAGTGTGATAAATTACTTAAAAAGCGTTTTCGGTGCGGGCTTCCACGTGCACCTGTACACAAGCGGGGTCCTGCTCACGCGGGAGAACTTAAGGAGCCTTGTTGACGCGGGCCTCGACGAGCTGAGGATCCACGCCCCCCTTGAAGTGCTAGAGGAGAAGATCAAGCTGGCGAAGGAGTACGCCGATCAGCTTGATCTCGGGCTCGAATACCCCGCTCTCCCGGGTGGCGATGAAAGCCTCTTAAAGGTGGTGGATCTGGCAGAGAAGCACGAGCTGCAGTTTGTGAACTTAAACGAGCTTGAATTCACCGAAACCAACTACTCTTCTCTCCTGTTAAGAGGCTTCAGGATGTCGAAGGACTACAGGAGCGCCGAGGGCAGCAGTGCCACCGCTCTGAAAGTAATAGCCGCTGTGGAGGAGAAAGGCTACAGCGTAACGGTCCACTTCTGCCCCGTGGCGGTGAAGGACTACCAGCAGACGGGCCTCAGGTACTACCGAACAGCCACCATGATCGCGAGACCCTACCAACTCGTGACCGATGAGGGAACCACGCTTGAGGTCGAGTACCACGAGCTTAAACCCGGGTTTAGTGAGATTGCGAGCATGTACCCGAGGGGTGTTCTGCACTTCTTCCTAGGCGACCTCGTAAACAGGGGGAAAGTGATCGAGAGAAGCCCCCTTCTCAACGGCATGATTATAGAGGAAACGCCCCTCGGGAAATAG
- a CDS encoding UPF0147 family protein, whose protein sequence is MAQEMPPQIRNAIEILKQIADDRGVPRNIRRVATESIEILMDPKMSTGLRAATVISKLDEISTDPNMPLFARTKIWQVTSLLEQVKD, encoded by the coding sequence ATGGCTCAGGAGATGCCTCCTCAGATAAGGAATGCCATTGAAATTCTCAAGCAGATTGCTGATGACAGGGGGGTTCCGAGAAACATCAGGAGAGTGGCCACAGAGTCTATAGAGATCCTTATGGATCCGAAAATGTCCACTGGGCTCAGAGCGGCAACGGTTATCTCGAAGCTGGATGAGATATCAACCGACCCTAACATGCCGCTGTTCGCGCGCACTAAAATCTGGCAGGTAACATCCCTGCTCGAGCAGGTTAAGGATTAA